The segment aaccggcctttgcgggtcggaattggggtagtgtggacggaattcgatgttattggcctccgggagctatcccacagtgcttcattgtgaccgctctggacagcgctctcaactcagatgcactgaccaggtagacaggaaaagacccgcgaaggtttgaatttcatttcctgtttgcccagcgtggagagcacaggtgaccacgcagagctcatcagcacaggtaaccgtcatggagtcctcccaggatcgcaaaagagctccagcatggaccgaacgggaggtacgagatctgctcgccatatggggagatgaagcagtgatagctgaactccgtagcagtaaaagaaatggaaaagtattagaaaagatctccaaggccatgaaggaccgaggccataacagggacacacagcagtgccgcgtgaaaattaaggagctacggcaagcctaccacaaagccagagaagcaaacggaaggtccggggcagagccgcaaacttgccgctactacgcggagctgcatgcgatcctagggggtgcagccaccactaccccaaccatgtgctatgactctctcactggagaaacacacagggaagacggttcggggaacgaggaagatgacgatggaggtactgtaggtagctcacagcagcaaggaagcggagaaaccgttttccccaacagccaggatatgtttgtgaccctggacctggaaccagtaacccccgaactcacccaagaccctcagggcacacaggagacctctggtgagtgtaactttgtaaatatttgtaaacattacaaaaaaaaagcaagcaagtctgttaacgtgtatggggatggagcggaaatcctccagggacatctccagaaagctctcctggttgaaatggggtgattttattaagggggacattcagaggcgcccgttcctgctattctgaccagaaatgttccccgctgttaaccacgcggtgggggggaggggtgaagtgatcatcccagagaatcgtgtgtgtgtgggggggggggctttacttgtgtttgtgccgcatgttaaccgggaaaccgcagccccctccttttacattgaaaccccattttaaatggacaacccaattcatccttgatatgggaaatgcgctgctgtttgcaacctttcccgcatgctaAGAAGGTTAAaatagccaaaacactgtggcctacgatggctgcctgcaagccgaaatatgcgaccttgtaatgaaagagtgtaccctttgttccctaaaatgtgtcttttttaaccacctctcccttctcctccaccagctgcaaatgtttctccttcgcagaggctcgtgaacattagaaagagaaaacgtaagacgagggacgagatgttcacggagctgcagatgtcctcccacgctgatagagcacagcagaatgcgtggaggcagtcaatgtcggagatgagaaaagcccaacatgaacgagaggagaggtggcgggctgaagacgataggtggcgtcagcttgcagacagacggcaagaggcaatgctccgtctgctggagcatcaaagtgatatgctcgagcgtatggttgagttgcaggaaaggcagcaggagcagagaccgccgctacagcccctgtgtaaccaacagccctcctccccaagttccatagcctcctcacccagacgcccaagaacacggtgggggggcctccgtccacccagt is part of the Chrysemys picta bellii isolate R12L10 chromosome 2, ASM1138683v2, whole genome shotgun sequence genome and harbors:
- the LOC135981272 gene encoding uncharacterized protein LOC135981272, producing MESSQDRKRAPAWTEREVRDLLAIWGDEAVIAELRSSKRNGKVLEKISKAMKDRGHNRDTQQCRVKIKELRQAYHKAREANGRSGAEPQTCRYYAELHAILGGAATTTPTMCYDSLTGETHREDGSGNEEDDDGGTVGSSQQQGSGETVFPNSQDMFVTLDLEPVTPELTQDPQGTQETSAANVSPSQRLVNIRKRKRKTRDEMFTELQMSSHADRAQQNAWRQSMSEMRKAQHEREERWRAEDDRWRQLADRRQEAMLRLLEHQSDMLERMVELQERQQEQRPPLQPLCNQQPSSPSSIASSPRRPRTRWGGLRPPSHSTPDDRPSIRRLGFNKS